From the Ciconia boyciana chromosome 24, ASM3463844v1, whole genome shotgun sequence genome, one window contains:
- the CDC34 gene encoding ubiquitin-conjugating enzyme E2 R1, translating into MARPLVPSSQKALLLELKGLQEEPVEGFRVNLVDEGDLYNWEVAIFGPPNTYYEGGYFKARLRFPIDYPYSPPAFRFLTKMWHPNIYETGDVCISILHPPVDDPQSGELPSERWNPTQNVRTILLSVISLLNEPNTFSPANVDASVMYRKWKESKGKDREYTDIIRKQVLGTKVDAERDGVKVPTTLAEYCVKTKTPAPDEGSDLFYDDYYEDDEMEEEADSCYGDEDDSGNEES; encoded by the exons ATGGCGCGGCCCCTCGTGCCCAGCTCGCAGAAggcgctgctgctggagctcaaagggctgcaggaggagcccGTGGAAGGGTTCCGGGTGAATCTGGTGGACGAGGGGGACCTCTACAACTGGGAGGTGGCCATCTTCGGCCCCCCGAACACCTACTATGAGGGCGGGTACTTCaag GCTCGTCTCCGGTTTCCCATTGACTACCCCTATTCTCCTCCTGCCTTTAGGTTCTTAACCAAAATGTGGCACCCCAACATCTACGAG ACCGGCGATGTCTGcatctccatcctccatccGCCGGTGGACGACCCGCAGAGCGGGGAGCTGCCGTCTGAGCGGTGGAACCCCACCCAGAACGTGCG GACCATTCTCCTGAGCGTGATCTCGCTGCTGAATGAACCCAACACGTTTTCTCCAGCCAACGTGGACGCCTCCGTGATGTACCGCAAGTGGAAGGAGAGCAAAGGGAAGGACCGGGAGTACACGGACATCATCAG GAAGCAAGTCCTGGGCACGAAGGTGGACGCTGAGCGGGATGGCGTGAAGGTCCCCACCACGCTGGCAGAGTACTGTGTGAAGACCAAGACTCCAGCCCCAGATGAGGGCTCGGACCTCTTCTATGATGACTATTATGAGGATGatgagatggaggaggaagcagaCAGCTGTTACGGTGATGAGGATGACTCTGGCAATGAGGAATCTTGA
- the TPGS1 gene encoding tubulin polyglutamylase complex subunit 1, which produces MAAYEKRRAAAAPAPGPGPAAGSGLAEPAGAAAGGLGSEAEFLLRAGVTAMVREALLKVLEARPEEPVSFLADYFERLVLGSPGAAGEAAAELPGPPQRLARALWYVRLAHHSHRTAFDSNAGAAYEVLGAGGRRRKAGVDGRLYSELLRRICQHGGAPAEAAAALLGRVRCRDHEAVPFDVFRYGVLTCFVLLEFAAKADALFGVLDGGSGAADGRVCQAVLRALEDALGTGHFSLPCRYLEAGSKLGPDGLALAMDRALQERKLGTSMSREEFLKKATALFVAKVKPVE; this is translated from the exons ATGGCGGCGTACGAGAagcggcgggcggccgccgccccggccccgggcccgggcccggcggcgggcagcgggctgGCGGAGCCGGCtggcgcggcggccggcgggctgGGGAGCGAGGCGGAGTTCCTGCTGCGGGCCGGCGTCACCGCCATGGTGCGGGAGGCGCTGCTGAAGGTGCTGGAGGCGCGGCCCGAGGAGCCCGTCTCCTTCCTGGCCGACTACTTCGAGCGGCTGGTGCTGGGcagccccggcgcggcgggcgaGGCCGCCGCGGAGCTCCCGGGGCCGCCGCAGCGCCTGGCCCGGGCGCTGTGGTACGTGCGCCTGGCTCACCACTCCCACAg GACGGCCTTCGACAGCAACGCCGGCGCGGCCTACGAGGTGCTGGGGgccggcggccggcggcggaAGGCGGGCGTGGACGGGCGGCTGTACAGCGAGCTGCTGCGGCGCATCTGCCAGCACGGGGGAGCGcccgcggaggcggcggcggcgctgctgGGGCGGGTCCGCTGCCGCGACCACGAGGCCGTGCCGTTCGACGTCTTCCGCTACGGCGTCCTCACCTGCTTCGTGCTGCTGGAGTTCGCAGCCAAGGCGGACGCGCTCTTCGGCGTCCTGGACGGCGGCTCCGGCGCCGCCGACGGGAGGGTCTGCCAGGCCGTGCTGCGGGCGCTGGAGGACGCGCTGGGCACCGGCCACTTCTCTCTCCCTTGTCGCTACCTGGAGGCGGGCTCCAAGCTGGGGCCGGACGGCCTGGCCCTGGCCATGGACCGGGCGCTGCAGGAGAGGAAGCTCGGCACCTCCATGAGCCGGGAGGAGTTCCTGAAGAAAGCCACCGCCTTGTTCGTTGCAAAAGTGAAGCCCGTTGAGTAG
- the MADCAM1 gene encoding mucosal addressin cell adhesion molecule 1, translating to MEPAPLLLLLGLLWGCSGRPADKLAVVPQEPVVRYGGSAQLNCSLACAGGTVQWKGLDTNLGSVTSFPTHSILHIGNAVVATAGTKICQGTCHGRHYQHAVHLKVYALPDSLQLEADPRALEPGQPASLRCSAQRVYPLTGLVLTWYWGDQALEETDFDVTETDEELFDIVSTLPVAGKEVEEGVEFRCEVTLSIGQETFTRVASVTVSAGAVTEQPVAMATSTGSPWTAAAMTGTPSTAGPVTTTALAPEPSVPTHDPTTALTATPWEPDAETILELAAATEPPSTERPAPRDLVAGSPTAHLATTTLPGSGTASPPAEAQGTAADSISWGSPPAENGTGPYVGTVPACSLQIWSLPPNGMRGRALRIECRAQCARNATVRWLQTPVALSQYREKVAGSSSTLQLDHAEPQHQGRYQCVLLGHHSQVVSLQLVVLDDLFSTGPAIAVGTTVSLLGLILTGIMSHRLWKRFRSQYQLP from the exons ATGGAGCcggctcctctcctcctcctcctcggcttgctgtggggctgcagcg ggCGACCCGCTGACAAGCTGGCGGTGGTGCCGCAGGAGCCGGTGGTGCGGTACGGGGGCTCGGCGCAGCTGAACTGCTCCCTGGCCTGTGCGGGGGGCACGGTGCAGTGGAAGGGGCTGGACACCAACCTGGGGAGCGtcacctccttccccacccacaGCATCCTGCACATCGGCAACGCCGTGGTCGCCACGGCGGGCACCAAGATCTGCCAGGGGACCTGCCACGGGCGGCACTACCAGCACGCTGTCCACCTGAAGGTCTACG CCCTCCCGGACTCGCTGCAGCTGGAGGCGGACCCCCGCGCCCTGGAGCCAGGGCAGCCCGCCAGCCTGCGCTGCTCGGCCCAGCGGGTCTACCCGCTCACGGGGCTGGTGCTCACCTGGTACTGGGGGGACCAAGCGCTGGAGGAGACAGACTTTGATGTCACGGAGACTGATGAGGAGCTGTTTGACATCGTGTCCACGCTGCCAGTGGCCGGGAAGGAGGTGGAAGAAGGGGTGGAGTTCAGGTGCGAGGTGACGCTGAGCATCGGGCAGGAGACCTTCACCCGGGTGGCATCTGTGACCGTGAGCGCCGGGG CTGTGACGGAGCAGCCGGTGGCCATGGCCACCTCCACGGGGAGCCCCTGGACAGCGGCGGCTATgacggggacccccagcacagCCGGGCCCGTGACCACCACGGCGCTGGCCCCAGAGCCGAGCGTCCCCACACATGATCCCACCACAGCCCTGACCGCCACACCGTGGGAGCCCGACGCTGAGACCatcctggagctggctgctgccaccGAACCCCCCTCCACAGAGCGCCCTGCTCCCCGTGACCTCGTCGCAGGCAGTCCCACGGCACATCTGGCCACCACCACGCTCCCTGGCTCCGGCACTGCAAGCCCCCCAGCTGAGGCGCAGGGGACGGCTGCGGACAGCATCAGCTGGGGCTCTCCCCCAGCGGAGAACGGGACAGGACCGTACGTGGGGACGGTGCCCGCCTGCAGCCTGCAGATCTGGTCGCTGCCTCCCAACGGGATGCGGGGCAGGGCCCTGCGCATCGAGTGCCGCGCGCAGTGCGCCAGGAACGCCACCGTCCGCTGGCTGCAGACCCCCGTGGCCCTCTCGCAGTACCGGGAGAAGGTGGCGGGCAGCAGCTCCACGCTGCAGCTGGACCACGCCGAGCCCCAGCACCAGGGCCGCTACCAGTGCGTCCTGCTCGGCCACCACTCCCAGGTGGTCAGTCTGCAGCTGGTGGTCTTGGACG ATTTGTTCAGCACGGGCCCTGCCATCGCCGTGGGGACAACGGTCTCGCTGTTGGGACTGATCCTGACCGGCATCATGTCTCATCGCCTGTGGAAACGATTCAGATCTCAGTACCAGCTGCCCTAG